DNA from Helicobacter pylori:
GGGTCAATCCTTTTAAGGATTTGATAGAGCGCCCCAATATCCCTAATATCCCTAATATTGCTAACCCTATTGCGATCATTGATGGCATTTCTTTCATTAAGAGCATGCGTTTAAAGCATGAAAGTCTTAAAAATAACCAGACTGCTTTAGAAGAAGTTTTAAAGCTTTTAGATCAAAAACACCAGCTTTTAAATCAGTGGCATGCTTTGGATAAAAACGCGAAACTAAGCGATGAGATTTATCAAACTCAAGCCAAACGCTTAGAATTGCAAGGGGCTCAAAACATTTTAAAAACCACGATCGGGATTTTCCAAAAAGACAGCGATGAAGCTATAAGCATTGTTAAATCTCAAGTTAAAAACCAGCTTTTTAAACTGGTTTATGTGTTTTTAGCGGCCCTTTTGAGCGTGGTGTTTGCGTGGATTTTAAAAATCATTTCCAGCAAATACATTGAAAATAATGAGCGCGTCTATACCGTGAATAAAGCCATTAACTTCGTGAATGTGAGCGTGATCGTTTTAATCTTTCTTTTTTCTTATTTGGAAAACGTTACTTACTTGGTAACGGTTTTAGGCTTTGCGAGTGCGGGTTTAGCGATTGCGATGAAAGATTTGTTCATGAGCTTGCTTGGGTGGTTTATCATTTTGATTGGGGGGAGCGTGCATGTGGGCGATAGGGTGCGTATCGCTAAGGGGACGGATATTTTTATTGGCGATGTGTTGGATATTTCTATGTTGCACATTACGATTTTAGAAGACGTAACCTTTACCACTTACACGAATAACAGGAGAGCGGGCCGAATTATCTTTGTGCCTAACAATTACATTTTCACCACCATGTTCGCTAATTACAGCCATTTTGGGATGAAAACGGTTTGGGATGGCGTGGATTTTTGCGTTACATTTGATTCTGATTTTAAAAAAGCGTCTAAAATTGCGCTCAATATTGCTACGGAATTGTCTAAAGAATACACGGATATTACCTATAAACAGCTCAATAAAATGCGCGACCGGTATTCTTTAAGGAGTTTGAGCGTGAAACCACGATGCTTTTTGATGCCTGAAAGTAACGGGATAAAAATCTCGGTGTGGTATCAAACCAATTCGTATGCCACCATGTCTTTAAGGAGCAAGATTGTGGCTGAAATTGTTGAAGCCTTTTTGAAAGAAGAAAATATCCATATCGCTTATACCACTAGCAAGCTGCTTAAAGTGGATGCTGATTTTTTAGGCGATGGTTTTGGGAATAAAAGGGAACAAAAATGAAAAAAGTCTATTTTAAAACTTTTGGGTGCAGGACGAATCTTTTTGACACGCAAGTGATGGGTGAGAATTTAAAGGATTTTAGCGCGACCTTAGAAGAACAAGAAGCCGATATTATTGTAATCAATTCTTGCACCGTAACCAATGGGGCCGATAGCGCGGTAAGGAGTTACGCTAAAAAAATGGCGCGATTAAATAAAGAAGTGCTATTTACTGGCTGCGGGGTAAAGACTCAAGGCAAAGAGCTTTTTGAAAAAGGGTTTTTAAAGGGCGTTTTTGGGCATGACAATAAAGAAAAGATTAACGCGCTTTTACAAGAAAAAAAGCGTTTTTTTATAGATGATAATTTAGAAAACAAACATTTAGACACCACGATGGTGAGCGAGTTTGTGGGAAAAACCAGGGCGTTTATCAAGATCCAAGAAGGCTGTGATTTTGATTGCAATTATTGCATTATCCCAAGCGTGAGAGGGAGGGCTAGGAGCTTTGAAGAGAGGAAAATTTTAGAGCAAGTGGGCCTTTTATGCTCTAAAGGGGTTCAAGAAGTGGTTTTAACCGGCACTAACGTGGGGAGCTATGGGAAAGATAAAGAAAGCAATATCGCAAGGTTGATTAAAAAATTAAGCCAGATTACCGGATTGAAACGCATCAGGATTGGGAGTTTAGAGCCTAATCAAATCAACGATGAATTTTTAGAGCTTTTAGAAGAGGATTTTTTGGAAAAACATTTGCATATCGCTTTACAGCACAGCCATGATTTCATGCTAGAGAGAATGAATCGAAGAAACCGCACTAAAAGCGATAGGGAATTATTAGAGATAATCGCTTCTAAAAATTTTGCTATCGGCACGGATTTTATTGTGGGGCATCCGGGCGAGAGCGAAAGCATTTTTGAAAAGGCGTTTAAAAATTTAGAAAGCTTGCCTTTAACGCACATCCACCCTTTTATTTACAGCAAACGAAAAGACACCCCCTCTAGTTTGATGACTGATAGCGTGAGTTTAGAAGTTTCTAAAAAGCGTTTGAATGCGATCAAAGATTTGATTTTTCATAAAAATAAGGCGTTCAGGCAATTGCAACTCAAGCTCAACACGCCCCTAAAAGCCTTAGTGGAAGCGCAAAAAGACGGTGAATTTAAAGCCTTAGATCAATTTTTCAACCCCATTAAAATCAAAAGCGATAAGCCTTTAAGGGCTAGTTTTTTAGAAATCAAAGAGTATGAAATTAAGGAGAGGGAAAACCATGCCGTTTTCTAAATTTTTAGAAAACCTCACCGCTCCCTTTAAACGCATCAAAAACCGCTCGCTTGTTTTGGCGTTAGGGTTTTTGATCCTTACTTTTTGCTTGTTGCTTTTTTTAATCTTAAGCGATGTTTCTAGGCTCATATCCAGTAAGGATTTTTTTTATGTGATCCAGTCTCACCCTAAACAAACTCTAATTGAAGATGAAAATTATTTTTATGCTAACAAGGGTCTTTATAAAACCAACAAAGAAGCCTTTTTAAGGGTTTATAAAATCCCAGAGAGCATGCCCATAGAAAAACGAGAAAGTTTAAACAAGGTTTCTAAAATCTTTTTAGCGTTGCTTTTTTTCATTTCTAGCATGCTTTTTGGGATCTTTTGGCGCTTGCCCAAACGATTGGACACTAAAATGAGTTTAGAAAGCGCGCACAAAAACGAATTAGAAAATGCATTCCAACGATACGATGCGCTAGGGGTGCGTTTTGAAGACATTGCAGGGGTGAATGAAGTCAAAGAAGAATTACTAGAAGTGATAGATTATTTAAAAAACCCTAAAAAATACCAGGATTTAGGGATTTTCCTCCCTAAAGGGGTGCTTTTAATTGGGCCTCCTGGAGTGGGCAAAACCATGATCGCTAAAGCCTTAGCGAGTGAAGCCAGAGTGCCGTTTTTTTATGAAAGCGGGAGCGCGTTTTCTCAAATTTATGTAGGGGCTGGGGCTAAAAAAGTGCATGAACTTTTCATGCACGCTAAAAGGCATGCCCCCTCTATTATTTTCATTGATGAAATTGACGCCTTGGGTAAGGCTAGGGGAGGGCATAGGAGCGATGAAAGAGAGGCCACGCTCAACCAGCTTTTAACCGAAATGGATGGGTTTTTACAAAACGATGAGGTGGTGGTGATAGGAGCGACCAACCAAATGGAAGTGATGGATGAAGCGCTATTAAGGAGCAAGCGTTTTGATCGGCGCATTTTCATTTCTTTACCGGATTTACTAGAAAGGCAGAGTATTTTAGAAAAGCTTTTAGAAAACAAAAAACACGCGCTAGATTGTCTTAAGATCGCTAAAATTTGCGTGGGTTTTAGCGGGGCGATGTTAGCGACTTTGATCAATGAAAGCGCTTTAAACGCCCTCAAACACCAACGAAACGAAATCACTCATGGCGATATTTTGGAAGTGAAAGACAAGATCGCTTACGGCAAGAAAAAGCCCCAAACCTTAGACGAAAACCAAAAGGAATTAGTCGCTTTGTATCAAAGCGCGAAAGCCTTAAGCGCGTATTGGCTAGAAATTGAATTTGATAAAGCACCTTTATTGGGGGAATTTATCGCTTTTAATGAAAATAAAATCCATAGCGAAAGCGAGATTAAAAATTACATTAAAGTGTATTTGAGCGGGACGATTATTTTAGAATTGCTTTATAAGGAGCGTTATAGTCTGTCTAAACAAGATTTGCAAAAAGCGAAATTTTTGAATGAATTTATGGCTAGCGAGCTTCTTTTAGCCCCCACAAAAGAGTCTTTAAGCGTTCTTTATGAAGAGCAACTGGAGTTTTTAAAGCCGCAAATTGCAGCTTGTAAGCGGTTGAGCGCTCTACTATTGGAGCAAGAATGTTTAGAGCATGCAAACTTCTATGATTTGTTGAACGGGTGAAAATGCGTTTTTTTAGTGGTTTTGGGTTTGTTAATGAAAGCGTTTTGTTTGAAGAGTGGCTTTTAAAAGGGGCTTATGATGTGTCAGGCTTTTCTATGGGGGCGATTAAGGCGATAGAATACGCCTATAATGAAGTCTTGCAACAACGGCGCATCCATTCCTTATTGTTGTTTTCGCCGTGCATGCTAGCGCATAAGAGTTTGGCGTTCAAACGCTTACAACTTTTCTCGTTTCAAAAAGATCCAAAGGGCTACATGAATAACTTTTATAAGGAAGTGGGCTTAAACGCCCAATTGGAGCGTTTTAAAAAAGAGGGTTCTTTAGAAGAATTGGAATTTTTATTGGATTACAAGTATAGTGACTCTATAATTAGATTTTTATTGGAAAAGGGCGTGAAGATTGAAGTGTTTATCGGTTTAAAAGATAGAATCACTGACATTCAAGCCCTTTTAGAATTTTTTATGCCCTTAGTTCAAGTGTGGCAGTTTAAAGACTATAACCATTTGTTGCAAAAATCTTAAAAAAGGTGGAAGATGAAAAAATTTAGTTTGGGGGTGTATTTGCTTCTTTTAGGCATTTTAGGTGGCTCTTTGATCACTTTAGGGATGATGGTCGCACCCATTGTTTTCAAAGCCCCAAGCATTTTGCCTGAATTTAATTTGACTTTGTTTGAGAGCGGGAAACTCATGTCGCAAATCATTGTTCGTTTCAATTTCTTTTTAGGCGCGATCGGTTTTGTGGTGTTACTTTATGAAATCATTTCGTTTATCTACTCTAAAAGATCGTTAGTGTATTTGATTCTTGGCGTGGCAATAGGGGCGTTGTGTTTGCTCTTTGTTTTTTATTACACGCCTTATATTTTAAACGCTCAAAAAGTGGGCGAAGTTGCGCTTCAAAGCGCTGAATTTGCCCGCTCGCACGCTCAAAGCGAATGGCTGTTTAAGGAATTGCTTGTGTTGGTGTGCGCTTTGTTTTTCTTGCGTTTGTTCGGGAAAAATACGCTTTAGTCCCTTTGATTTAATCAAATGAGAGAGTTTTTGGCTACCATCTAGGAAATGAGAAGGTAGCGTTTAAATGAAACAATTTAAAAAGAAACCAAAAAAGATAAAACGATCGCATCAAAAAACAATCTTAAAGCGTCCTTTATGGCTTATGCCTTTACTGATTGGCGGGTTTGCTAGTGGGGCGTATGCGGATGGAACGGATATTTTGGGGCTTAGTTGGGGGGAAAAAAGCCAAAAGGTATGCGTGCATCATCCATGGTATGCTTTATGGAGTTGCGATAAATGGGAGGAAAAAACCCAACAATTCACAGGAAACCAACTCATCACAAAAACTTGGGCAGGGGGCAATGCGGCTAACTACTACCACTCTCAAAACAACCAAGACATCACAGCCAATTTAAAAAATGATAACGGCACTTATTTTTTAAGCGGTCTGTATAACTACACCGGAGGGGAATATAATGGGGGGAATTTAAACATTGAATTAGGCAGTAACGCTA
Protein-coding regions in this window:
- a CDS encoding mechanosensitive ion channel family protein yields the protein MALRVLLFFCFLFLQAEDKSQELSSIQKQMALVDKKLAKDDNVWLKKFENYKIYNQIYTEKESVRQELRRLKNKKSKDLLKISTLEHTLKALESQQKMFESYGVNPFKDLIERPNIPNIPNIANPIAIIDGISFIKSMRLKHESLKNNQTALEEVLKLLDQKHQLLNQWHALDKNAKLSDEIYQTQAKRLELQGAQNILKTTIGIFQKDSDEAISIVKSQVKNQLFKLVYVFLAALLSVVFAWILKIISSKYIENNERVYTVNKAINFVNVSVIVLIFLFSYLENVTYLVTVLGFASAGLAIAMKDLFMSLLGWFIILIGGSVHVGDRVRIAKGTDIFIGDVLDISMLHITILEDVTFTTYTNNRRAGRIIFVPNNYIFTTMFANYSHFGMKTVWDGVDFCVTFDSDFKKASKIALNIATELSKEYTDITYKQLNKMRDRYSLRSLSVKPRCFLMPESNGIKISVWYQTNSYATMSLRSKIVAEIVEAFLKEENIHIAYTTSKLLKVDADFLGDGFGNKREQK
- the mtaB gene encoding tRNA (N(6)-L-threonylcarbamoyladenosine(37)-C(2))-methylthiotransferase MtaB — its product is MKKVYFKTFGCRTNLFDTQVMGENLKDFSATLEEQEADIIVINSCTVTNGADSAVRSYAKKMARLNKEVLFTGCGVKTQGKELFEKGFLKGVFGHDNKEKINALLQEKKRFFIDDNLENKHLDTTMVSEFVGKTRAFIKIQEGCDFDCNYCIIPSVRGRARSFEERKILEQVGLLCSKGVQEVVLTGTNVGSYGKDKESNIARLIKKLSQITGLKRIRIGSLEPNQINDEFLELLEEDFLEKHLHIALQHSHDFMLERMNRRNRTKSDRELLEIIASKNFAIGTDFIVGHPGESESIFEKAFKNLESLPLTHIHPFIYSKRKDTPSSLMTDSVSLEVSKKRLNAIKDLIFHKNKAFRQLQLKLNTPLKALVEAQKDGEFKALDQFFNPIKIKSDKPLRASFLEIKEYEIKERENHAVF
- a CDS encoding AAA family ATPase, which translates into the protein MPFSKFLENLTAPFKRIKNRSLVLALGFLILTFCLLLFLILSDVSRLISSKDFFYVIQSHPKQTLIEDENYFYANKGLYKTNKEAFLRVYKIPESMPIEKRESLNKVSKIFLALLFFISSMLFGIFWRLPKRLDTKMSLESAHKNELENAFQRYDALGVRFEDIAGVNEVKEELLEVIDYLKNPKKYQDLGIFLPKGVLLIGPPGVGKTMIAKALASEARVPFFYESGSAFSQIYVGAGAKKVHELFMHAKRHAPSIIFIDEIDALGKARGGHRSDEREATLNQLLTEMDGFLQNDEVVVIGATNQMEVMDEALLRSKRFDRRIFISLPDLLERQSILEKLLENKKHALDCLKIAKICVGFSGAMLATLINESALNALKHQRNEITHGDILEVKDKIAYGKKKPQTLDENQKELVALYQSAKALSAYWLEIEFDKAPLLGEFIAFNENKIHSESEIKNYIKVYLSGTIILELLYKERYSLSKQDLQKAKFLNEFMASELLLAPTKESLSVLYEEQLEFLKPQIAACKRLSALLLEQECLEHANFYDLLNG
- the bioV gene encoding pimelyl-ACP methyl ester esterase BioV; translation: MRFFSGFGFVNESVLFEEWLLKGAYDVSGFSMGAIKAIEYAYNEVLQQRRIHSLLLFSPCMLAHKSLAFKRLQLFSFQKDPKGYMNNFYKEVGLNAQLERFKKEGSLEELEFLLDYKYSDSIIRFLLEKGVKIEVFIGLKDRITDIQALLEFFMPLVQVWQFKDYNHLLQKS
- a CDS encoding DUF4149 domain-containing protein, whose protein sequence is MKKFSLGVYLLLLGILGGSLITLGMMVAPIVFKAPSILPEFNLTLFESGKLMSQIIVRFNFFLGAIGFVVLLYEIISFIYSKRSLVYLILGVAIGALCLLFVFYYTPYILNAQKVGEVALQSAEFARSHAQSEWLFKELLVLVCALFFLRLFGKNTL